One genomic window of Corticium candelabrum chromosome 9, ooCorCand1.1, whole genome shotgun sequence includes the following:
- the LOC134184575 gene encoding uncharacterized protein LOC134184575, producing MGRNVASVVELCSVVSALITTTLFSVSTYLLEDEFEDHCVLYADWTAASNFNFFGATWICTVISCGGFAVTAIGVLFLVHVIASFINGGDIFATNTKSLRFRVVAGLKCFLGCASWVFVIMAAGGAAAGVASYCSSLEDAYNRTVASTGSSYPGCKLFTKVVDKYFDFVHPFPSDTFLRFELILGGTWTSVVSWFVVICSVIGQLLRSRSTVQYTRELQARLV from the exons ATGGGGCGCAATGTGGCATCAGTTGTCGAGCTATGCAGTGTCGTGAGCGCTCTCATCACTACAACTCTCTTCAGCGTTTCTACGTACTTGCTAGAAGACGAATTTGAGGACCACTGCGTTCTCTACGCTGACTGGACCGCCGCTTCAAACTTTAACTTTTTCGGAGCGACGTGGATCTGCACAGTCATTTCATGCGGTGGCTTTGCAGTGACTGCAATTGGCGTACTATTCCTCGTGCACGTGATTGCGTCCTTCATCAACGGAGGCGACATTTTtgctacaaatacaaaatctTTGCG TTTTCGTGTTGTTGCTGGGCTAAAATGTTTTCTTGGCTGTGCTTCTTGGGTGTTTGTGATCATGGCTGCTGGAGGTGCTGCTGCAGGTGTTGCATCATATTGCAGTAGTCTGGAGGATGCATACAATAGGACTGTGGCCTCTACTGGGTCATCTTATCCCGG ATGTAAATTGTTTACAAAAGTTGTGGATAAGTATTTTGATTTCGTCCATCCATTTCCAAGTGACACGTTTCTGAGGTTTGAGCTCATACTG GGAGGAACATGGACCTCAGTTGTATCATGGTTTGTAGTCATCTGCTCTGTGATTGGTCAATTGCTTCGCTCTCGTTCAACTGTTCAGTATACCAGAGAACTACAAGCAAGACTTGTCTAA
- the LOC134184217 gene encoding large ribosomal subunit protein uL16-like, which translates to MGRRPARCYRYCKDKPYPKSRFCRGVPDPKIRIYDLGRKKAHVDEFPLCVHLVSDEFEQLSSEALEAGRICANKYMVKHCGKDAFHIRIRLHPFHVLRINKMLSCAGADRLQTGMRGAFGKPCGTVARVHIGQPIISVRTKMNNENSAKEALRRAKFKFPGRQKIFVSKKWGFTKWDRNVYEQMRADGELIPDGVGVQHDRNRGPFAQWIKQQ; encoded by the exons ATGGGACGACGTCCTGCTCGATG CTATCGGTACTGTAAAGACAAACCTTATCCAAAGTCTCGGTTCTGTCGAGGTGTTCCAG ATCCGAAGATCAGAATCTACGACTTGGGAAGGAAGAAAGCTCATGTTGACGAGTTCCCGTTGTGTGTGCATCTTGTTTCTGATGAGTTTGAACAGCTGTCAAGTGAGGCTCTAGAAGCAGGTCGCATTTGTGCGAATAAGTACATGGTCAAGCATTGTGGCAAGGACGCATTTCACATTCGTATCAGACTTCATCCTTTTCATGTGTTGCGCATCAATAAGATGTTGTCGTGCGCTGGAGCTGATAG GCTTCAGACTGGGATGAGAGGTGCTTTTGGAAAGCCTTGTGGCACTGTGGCTCGTGTCCACATAGGTCAGCCTATTATCTCTGTTCGTACTAAGATGAACAATGAAAATAGTGCAAAGGAAGCTCTTCGAAGAGCAAAGTTTAAGTTTCCGGGACGCCAAAAG ATATTTGTGTCCAAGAAGTGGGGCTTTACAAAGTGGGATCGCAATGTTTATGAGCAAATGCGTGCTGATGGAGAACTCATCCCAGATGGCGTTGGAGTGCAACATGATCGAAATCGAGGTCCATTTGCTCAGTGGATTAAACAACAATAG
- the LOC134184592 gene encoding cation channel sperm-associated protein 1-like translates to MNETKFDCSNDNPTPEHTNSLSDTKEKEIEETEFNFALSSSFRRYCYHVITSRLFTVFPLIVIFMNTITLATLTFKQAEIIAGWQLSLLDTIFLSVYLFELFIKLYVWRIRYFKSGWNIFDFTIVLTSLVDLLITLIANGVSTFDSKTLNVLRVFRVVRALKALRVLRTIRLLKHLQIIVATLLKSIPAMGNIVILIGLVLYLCAIIGKGIYGDIDPIRFGNLGRASFTLFQLITLDDWFFVFSTIETQHPSYQHILLFLLIFIILETFIFINLFIAVIVDSLSRTQAAAEAEEKEEEKQTVDDQRLQEQHKYAQNVQETSNEQALAIEDYYADQQVTDKQMKLIGHYCALLVALEHNLCRDTSHRAGLDELVALVDTAEQ, encoded by the coding sequence ATGAATGAGACTAAATTCGACTGTTCTAATGACAATCCGACACCAGAACACACTAACAGTCTGAGCGACACGAAAGAAAAAGAAATCGAAGAGACGGAATTCAATTTTGCTTTGTCGAGTTCCTTCAGACGTTACTGCTACCATGTGATTACATCGAGACTGTTTACTGTATTTCCCCTGATCGTTATTTTCATGAACACCATTACACTAGCCACCCTGACATTCAAACAGGCGGAAATTATCGCTGGATGGCAACTGTCTCTTCTGGACACgatcttcttgtctgtctatctgtttgagCTCTTTATCAAACTCTACGTCTGGCGTATTCGATACTTCAAGAGTGGTTGGAACATTTTTGACTTCACCATTGTCTTGACAAGTTTAGTTGACCTTCTGATCACATTGATAGCCAATGGAGTCTCGACTTTCGATAGTAAAACTCTAAATGTACTTCGTGTGTTCCGCGTGGTTCGAGCTCTAAAAGCATTGCGAGTTCTCAGAACCATTCGTCTTCTCAAGCACCTTCAGATAATTGTTGCAACGTTGCTGAAGTCGATTCCTGCAATGGGAAATATTGTCATTCTCATCGGACTCGTTCTCTATCTGTGTGCCATTATTGGAAAAGGTATTTATGGAGACATTGATCCTATACGGTTTGGAAACCTCGGACGAGCTTCATTTACTCTTTTCCAGTTAATTACACTCGACGACTGGTTTTTTGTGTTCTCTACCATTGAAACCCAGCATCCTTCATATCAACATATCTTACTCTTTCTCCTAATCTTCATCATTTTGGAAACATTTATTTTCATCAATCTATTTATTGCTGTGATTGTCGACAGCCTTTCACGAACACAGGCAGCAGCTGAAGCTGAAGAGAAAGAggaagaaaaacaaacagtagACGACCAAAGACTTCAAGAACAGCATAAGTATGCACAAAACGTGCAGGAGACTTCGAATGAACAAGCTCTTGCTATTGAGGATTATTACGCTGATCAGCAGgtaacagacaagcaaatgaaaCTGATAGGTCACTACTGTGCTTTATTAGTGGCTCTGGAACATAATCTATGCCGGGACACTAGCCACCGTGCTGGGCTTGATGAGCTAGTTGCCCTAGTAGACACAGCTGAGCAATAG
- the LOC134184591 gene encoding sorting nexin-14-like isoform X1, with the protein MDSHLLSPLSLRFYLFGSISSVVFLTFIYKSHLTFLLCLWSMVIGSMMGYLVLSTWPMVPSLLLFTKRKPAIRKEPVSSGCGICGNENCQRHRRDVTNASPEPWNKVLIPESVDKAIAEFFELVLRDFVYVWYRDLTTNEAVVDEIRSSLRHMVAILVQRASKVDISQFVTGKLAQAGVAHIHVYLQAKRKHPHRRDQALADVVLQEYGNRIHHAARGPHARIRYLRQLGDALFPYLLPSTALRCKSLVGFLRELWAHKLLTMACDTIINPDFVNKIILELLAPAKPIVPLARPSRSVPIMSSFVRSTVSHSTLQLPLSDLLTSDGALFPFMQFMKTEGTTGVLQFCLALEDLTRRSVRDDLSDEECRSLLNEAKTLYETYFAPNAWDKILMDQQIVNDLQTAVEAYNADNPKEGLRRLKQSTPLIKAYEYVNKLLENTYSPLFHHSDTYYEHLCGSRLPAYAPKVSIKKKEKRNRVLQPFKRLHSKLKDKLQDSKDGKAFIDVDDDYEHCQVPSPMPSDDDILDDDRVEPIEQSSPQVDMSKWNVKIIIASLEGRGTNQSLKCSIAVDTSGVSSADETHFQWALFRRWKEFRSLDSQLRSFHDHIQHIRLPPKGFTLLMSRERVDKKKAELETYLRTLVGDSVLKGSQLLYSFLTPDTEEYNSKFAVRTVGDKAGKMIKSVQQKLKKERGQHLETFLTSFLQSIETVRPHPTEEMVAEWNAEHEKCAIARKQYEMEVCDPGPVGKRYWEEHNKMTDKNDDEESFRLDGVADIVLYLVREVWCVPSWLHHVLYCAKLLGQNTFEAFLDSFLCGKMDIILREDYLVDIIHLLRDTLFFDKDPPRTSDQIRERSIETLEELIKYPPHIVAKLLGDENYREGMTTIFEALQHPELNQHLFFILLDMIVKEVFPEVDKDSQHQ; encoded by the exons ATGGACTCACATTTGCTGTCTCCGCTCTCTCTCAGATTCTATTTGTTTGGTAGCATTTCGTCCGTCGTTTTCCTAACTTTCATTTACAAAAG TCACCTGACATTCCTCTTGTGCCTATGGTCCATGGTTATCGGTTCAATGATGGGATATCTGGTTTTGAGTACGTGGCCGATGGTTCCTAGTCTGCTGCTGTTTACCAAACGGAAACCTGCAATTCGAAAAGAGCCTGTTAGCAGCGGCTGTGGAATATGTGGCAATGAAAACTGTCAGAGACATAG ACGAGATGTAACCAATGCCAGTCCTGAG CCATGGAATAAAGTACTGATTCCAGAGAGTGTAGATAAAGCCATCGCTGAG TTTTTTGAACTTGTTTTACGAGACTTTGTGTATGTTTGGTATCG TGATCTTACCACCAATGAAGCTGTTGTTGATGAAATCAGATCCAGTCTTCGACACATGGTTGCTATTTTAGTTCAACGGGCAAGCAAA GTTGATATTTCACAGTTTGTTACCGGTAAACTGGCACAGGCTGGTGTAGCTCACATACATGTTTATCTTCAAGCAAAGAGAAAAC ATCCACATCGACGTGATCAAGCACTAGCTGATGTTGTGCTTCAAGAATATGGTAATCGTATTCACCATGCAGCTCGAGGACCACATGCTCGCATTCGATATTTACGGCAACTAGGAGATGCACTTTTTCCATATCTTCTTCCTTCCACTGCACTTCGATGCAA GAGCTTGGTTGGATTTCTGCGTGAATTGTGGGCACATAAGCTACTGACGATGGCTTGTGATACCATCATCAATCCT GATTTTGTGAACAAGATCATTTTAGAACTGCTTGCTCCTGCCAAG CCAATAGTTCCTTTGGCAAGGCCTAGTCGTTCCGTTCCAATTATGTCATCATTTGTTAGATCAACAGTATCTCATTCA ACACTACAGTTACCATTATCAGACTTGCTGACATCTGATGGTGCACTATTTCCCTTTATGCAATTTATGAAAACTGAGGGAACAACTGGTGTCTTACAGTTCTGTTTGGCACTGG AGGATTTAACTCGACGGTCTGTGAGAGATGATTTGTCTGATGAAGAATGCCGGTCATTGCTCAATGAG GCCAAAACTTTGTATGAGACCTACTTTGCTCCAAATGCATGGGACAAAATTCTAATGGACCAACAGATTGTAAATGATCTGCAAACAG CTGTGGAAGCTTATAATGCTGATAATCCAAAGGAAGGTTTGAGAAGACTTAAACAATCAACTCCACTAATCAA GGCTTATGAATATGTGAATAAGCTTTTGGAGAATACTTACAGTCCTCTTTTTCATCACAGCGACact TACTATGAACATTTGTGTGGAAGCAGGCTGCCAGCATATGCACCAAAAGTTTCAATTAAAAA GAAGGAGAAAAGAAACAGGGTTCTCCAGCCTTTTAAAAGACTTCATAGCAAGCTGAAAGACAAGCTGCAAGATTCAA AAGATGGCAAGGCTTTTATCGACGTTGATGATGACTATGAGCATTGTCAAGTGCCTTCTCCT ATGCCTTCAGATGATGATATATTAGACGATGATCGTGTAGAACCAATTGAACAGTCATCGCCGCAAGTGGACATGAGCAAATGGAATGTCAAGATCATCATAGCTTCCTTGGAAGGTCGTGGAACCAATCAGTCATTGAAATGCTCTATAGCCGTGGATACTAGTGGTGTCTCATCAGCAG ATGAAACTCACTTTCAATGGGCATTATTCAG gCGTTGGAAAGAGTTTAGATCATTAGACAGTCAGTTGAGATCATTTCatg ATCATATTCAGCACATTCGTTTACCACCAAAAGGATTTACTTTGTTAATGTCTCGGGAAAGAGTAGACAAGAAAAAAGCAGAATTGGAGACGTATCTTAGA ACTTTGGTTGGAGACTCAGTATTGAAAGGAAGTCAGCTGTTGTACAGTTTTTTGACTCCGGATACAGAAGAATATAACTCAAAATTTGCTGTTCGGACTGTTGGTGATAAAGCAG GAAAGATGATCAAGTCAGTGCAACAAAAGCTAAAGAAGGAG AGAGGGCAACACTTGGAGACCTTCTTGACATCATTTTTGCAGTCGATTGAAACAGTCAGACCTCACCCTAC tGAAGAGATGGTTGCAGAATGGAATGCTGAACACGAGAAGTGCGCTATAGCTAGAAAGCAATATGAGATG GAGGTGTGCGACCCTGGACCAGTGGGTAAAAG ATATTGGGAAGAACACAATaagatgacagacaaaaacgATG ATGAAGAATCCTTTCGACTGGATGGGGTTGCTGACATTGTGCTCTATCTGG TTAGGGAAGTTTGGTGTGTTCCCTCATGGCTTCATCATGTGCTTTATTGTGCAAAATTGCTCGGTCAGAATACCTTTGAGGCTTTTCTGGACAG ttttctTTGCGGCAAGATGGATATTATATTAAGAGAAGACTACCTTGTTGATATAATTCATTTACTAAGGG ACACATTGTTTTTTGACAAAGATCCTCCAAG AACTTCTGATCAAATCAGAGAAAGGTCAATAGAGACTCTGGAGGAGCTGATCAAGTACCCGCCTC ATATTGTGGCCAAGCTGCTAGGAGATGAAAACTACAGGGAGGGAATGACAACTATATTTGAAGCATTGCAACATCCAGAATTGAATCAACAT ttATTCTTCATTCTATTAGATATGATAGTCAAGGAAGTGTTTCCTGAAGTTGATAAG GACAGTCAACATCAGTAA
- the LOC134184591 gene encoding sorting nexin-14-like isoform X2, whose amino-acid sequence MDSHLLSPLSLRFYLFGSISSVVFLTFIYKSHLTFLLCLWSMVIGSMMGYLVLSTWPMVPSLLLFTKRKPAIRKEPVSSGCGICGNENCQRHRRDVTNASPEPWNKVLIPESVDKAIAEFFELVLRDFVYVWYRDLTTNEAVVDEIRSSLRHMVAILVQRASKVDISQFVTGKLAQAGVAHIHVYLQAKRKHPHRRDQALADVVLQEYGDALFPYLLPSTALRCKSLVGFLRELWAHKLLTMACDTIINPDFVNKIILELLAPAKPIVPLARPSRSVPIMSSFVRSTVSHSTLQLPLSDLLTSDGALFPFMQFMKTEGTTGVLQFCLALEDLTRRSVRDDLSDEECRSLLNEAKTLYETYFAPNAWDKILMDQQIVNDLQTAVEAYNADNPKEGLRRLKQSTPLIKAYEYVNKLLENTYSPLFHHSDTYYEHLCGSRLPAYAPKVSIKKKEKRNRVLQPFKRLHSKLKDKLQDSKDGKAFIDVDDDYEHCQVPSPMPSDDDILDDDRVEPIEQSSPQVDMSKWNVKIIIASLEGRGTNQSLKCSIAVDTSGVSSADETHFQWALFRRWKEFRSLDSQLRSFHDHIQHIRLPPKGFTLLMSRERVDKKKAELETYLRTLVGDSVLKGSQLLYSFLTPDTEEYNSKFAVRTVGDKAGKMIKSVQQKLKKERGQHLETFLTSFLQSIETVRPHPTEEMVAEWNAEHEKCAIARKQYEMEVCDPGPVGKRYWEEHNKMTDKNDDEESFRLDGVADIVLYLVREVWCVPSWLHHVLYCAKLLGQNTFEAFLDSFLCGKMDIILREDYLVDIIHLLRDTLFFDKDPPRTSDQIRERSIETLEELIKYPPHIVAKLLGDENYREGMTTIFEALQHPELNQHLFFILLDMIVKEVFPEVDKDSQHQ is encoded by the exons ATGGACTCACATTTGCTGTCTCCGCTCTCTCTCAGATTCTATTTGTTTGGTAGCATTTCGTCCGTCGTTTTCCTAACTTTCATTTACAAAAG TCACCTGACATTCCTCTTGTGCCTATGGTCCATGGTTATCGGTTCAATGATGGGATATCTGGTTTTGAGTACGTGGCCGATGGTTCCTAGTCTGCTGCTGTTTACCAAACGGAAACCTGCAATTCGAAAAGAGCCTGTTAGCAGCGGCTGTGGAATATGTGGCAATGAAAACTGTCAGAGACATAG ACGAGATGTAACCAATGCCAGTCCTGAG CCATGGAATAAAGTACTGATTCCAGAGAGTGTAGATAAAGCCATCGCTGAG TTTTTTGAACTTGTTTTACGAGACTTTGTGTATGTTTGGTATCG TGATCTTACCACCAATGAAGCTGTTGTTGATGAAATCAGATCCAGTCTTCGACACATGGTTGCTATTTTAGTTCAACGGGCAAGCAAA GTTGATATTTCACAGTTTGTTACCGGTAAACTGGCACAGGCTGGTGTAGCTCACATACATGTTTATCTTCAAGCAAAGAGAAAAC ATCCACATCGACGTGATCAAGCACTAGCTGATGTTGTGCTTCAAGAATATG GAGATGCACTTTTTCCATATCTTCTTCCTTCCACTGCACTTCGATGCAA GAGCTTGGTTGGATTTCTGCGTGAATTGTGGGCACATAAGCTACTGACGATGGCTTGTGATACCATCATCAATCCT GATTTTGTGAACAAGATCATTTTAGAACTGCTTGCTCCTGCCAAG CCAATAGTTCCTTTGGCAAGGCCTAGTCGTTCCGTTCCAATTATGTCATCATTTGTTAGATCAACAGTATCTCATTCA ACACTACAGTTACCATTATCAGACTTGCTGACATCTGATGGTGCACTATTTCCCTTTATGCAATTTATGAAAACTGAGGGAACAACTGGTGTCTTACAGTTCTGTTTGGCACTGG AGGATTTAACTCGACGGTCTGTGAGAGATGATTTGTCTGATGAAGAATGCCGGTCATTGCTCAATGAG GCCAAAACTTTGTATGAGACCTACTTTGCTCCAAATGCATGGGACAAAATTCTAATGGACCAACAGATTGTAAATGATCTGCAAACAG CTGTGGAAGCTTATAATGCTGATAATCCAAAGGAAGGTTTGAGAAGACTTAAACAATCAACTCCACTAATCAA GGCTTATGAATATGTGAATAAGCTTTTGGAGAATACTTACAGTCCTCTTTTTCATCACAGCGACact TACTATGAACATTTGTGTGGAAGCAGGCTGCCAGCATATGCACCAAAAGTTTCAATTAAAAA GAAGGAGAAAAGAAACAGGGTTCTCCAGCCTTTTAAAAGACTTCATAGCAAGCTGAAAGACAAGCTGCAAGATTCAA AAGATGGCAAGGCTTTTATCGACGTTGATGATGACTATGAGCATTGTCAAGTGCCTTCTCCT ATGCCTTCAGATGATGATATATTAGACGATGATCGTGTAGAACCAATTGAACAGTCATCGCCGCAAGTGGACATGAGCAAATGGAATGTCAAGATCATCATAGCTTCCTTGGAAGGTCGTGGAACCAATCAGTCATTGAAATGCTCTATAGCCGTGGATACTAGTGGTGTCTCATCAGCAG ATGAAACTCACTTTCAATGGGCATTATTCAG gCGTTGGAAAGAGTTTAGATCATTAGACAGTCAGTTGAGATCATTTCatg ATCATATTCAGCACATTCGTTTACCACCAAAAGGATTTACTTTGTTAATGTCTCGGGAAAGAGTAGACAAGAAAAAAGCAGAATTGGAGACGTATCTTAGA ACTTTGGTTGGAGACTCAGTATTGAAAGGAAGTCAGCTGTTGTACAGTTTTTTGACTCCGGATACAGAAGAATATAACTCAAAATTTGCTGTTCGGACTGTTGGTGATAAAGCAG GAAAGATGATCAAGTCAGTGCAACAAAAGCTAAAGAAGGAG AGAGGGCAACACTTGGAGACCTTCTTGACATCATTTTTGCAGTCGATTGAAACAGTCAGACCTCACCCTAC tGAAGAGATGGTTGCAGAATGGAATGCTGAACACGAGAAGTGCGCTATAGCTAGAAAGCAATATGAGATG GAGGTGTGCGACCCTGGACCAGTGGGTAAAAG ATATTGGGAAGAACACAATaagatgacagacaaaaacgATG ATGAAGAATCCTTTCGACTGGATGGGGTTGCTGACATTGTGCTCTATCTGG TTAGGGAAGTTTGGTGTGTTCCCTCATGGCTTCATCATGTGCTTTATTGTGCAAAATTGCTCGGTCAGAATACCTTTGAGGCTTTTCTGGACAG ttttctTTGCGGCAAGATGGATATTATATTAAGAGAAGACTACCTTGTTGATATAATTCATTTACTAAGGG ACACATTGTTTTTTGACAAAGATCCTCCAAG AACTTCTGATCAAATCAGAGAAAGGTCAATAGAGACTCTGGAGGAGCTGATCAAGTACCCGCCTC ATATTGTGGCCAAGCTGCTAGGAGATGAAAACTACAGGGAGGGAATGACAACTATATTTGAAGCATTGCAACATCCAGAATTGAATCAACAT ttATTCTTCATTCTATTAGATATGATAGTCAAGGAAGTGTTTCCTGAAGTTGATAAG GACAGTCAACATCAGTAA
- the LOC134183943 gene encoding uncharacterized protein LOC134183943: MGVSDCAGVVEQTMAARDLATLLLFDVDGTITEARQVISPEMKHFMAKVRERYVVGLVGGSDLDKVQEQMGGDNVTHLYDYVFAENGLVAYKDGEVLEIQSIKKFIGEEKLKKFINFCLHYIADLDIPIKRGTFIEFRNGMINVSPIGRNCSREERLQFYEYDKEAKVRQKFVETVEAKFSDFGLKFSIGGQISFDVFPQGWDKTYCLKHVELAGFKAIHFFGDKTFEGGNDYEIYNDTRTIGHTVKNTEDTKRMVTELFLQ, translated from the exons ATGGGTGTGAGTGATTGCGCAGGCGTGGTCGAACAGACAATGGCTGCTAGAGATCTAGCTactttgttgctgtttgatgtCGACGGAACAATAACAGAGGCTCGCCAA GTCATTTCTCCTGAAATGAAACATTTTATGGCGAAAGTGCGTGAGAGGTATGTTGTTGGTCTAGTAGGAGGATCCGATCTCGACAAGGTGCAAGAGCAAATGGGAGGAGATAATG TGACTCATTTGTACGACTACGTCTTCGCTGAAAATGGACTTGTGGCTTACAAAGATGGTGAGGTCTTGGAAATTCAG AGTATTAAGAAATTCATAGGTGAAGAGAAGCTTAAGAAGtttataaatttttgtttgcattacattgctgATCTTGATATTCCAATAAAACG TGGAACGTTCATCGAGTTTCGAAATGGAATGATCAATGTCTCACCCATTGGTAGGAATTGTTCTCGCGAAGAGAGACTCCAATTTTATGAATACGACAAG GAAGCAAAAGTTAGACAGAAGTTTGTTGAAACTGTTGAAGCAAAGTTCTCTGACTTTGGGCTTAAATTCTCTATTG GAGGACAGATAAGTTTTGACGTCTTTCCTCAAGGTTGGGACAAAACTTATTGCTTGAAGCATGTGGAATTGGCAGGCTTCAAGGCCATCCACTTCTTTGGTGACAAGACTTTTGAG GGAGGAAATGATTATGAAATCTATAACGACACACGTACGATTGGTCACACTGTCAAGAATACGGAAGATACGAAACGAATGGTGACTGAACTGTTCTTACAGTAA
- the LOC134183948 gene encoding homeobox protein ceh-9-like — translation MEEATSDRSRGFMIEDILGVPMSKDDSESANEAGCGSPSCNEATQDANIYERSRQNRTKKPRTTFTDEQLFELERQFLRNKYLSAEERQLLADGLGLTDAQVKTWFQNRRMKLKRQLESMGCTAPGAEWRDERFYCGTLRASRDIRRNGSLPCLKDIEPLLATSTRGVSRLHYSAPYRLAIPYSRYFGLHRQGVVWDATAPY, via the exons ATGGAAGAGGCAACAAGCGATCGTTCGAGAGGTTTTATGATCGAAGACATTCTCGGTGTCCCTATGAGCAAGGATGACTCGGAGTCAGCCAACGAAGCTGGATGTGGATCTCCGTCTTGTAATGAAG CTACGCAGGATGCTAACATATACGAAAGGTCGAGACAAAATCGGACGAAGAAACCTAGAACGACGTTCACCGACGAGCAACTGTTTGAGCTAGAGAGGCAGTTTCTCAGAAACAAGTACCTGTCTGCGGAAGAACGACAACTGCTCGCTGACGGACTCGGTTTGACTGATGCCCAAGTGAAGACTTGGTTTCAG AATCGTCGAATGAAATTGAAGCGACAACTCGAAAGTATGGGCTGCACGGCACCGGGAGCGGAATGGCGAGACGAGCGTTTCTACTGCGGTACGTTGCGTGCGTCTCGAGACATTCGTCGAAACGGCTCTCTGCCCTGTCTCAAGGACATAGAACCATTGCTAGCGACGTCGACGCGAGGTGTGTCCAGACTACACTACTCGGCACCGTACAGACTTGCGATACCCTACTCCAGATACTTTGGTCTACACAGACAGGGTGTCGTTTGGGACGCGACTGCACCTTACTAG
- the LOC134183947 gene encoding homeobox protein ceh-31-like: MSLECSRSRISQNEEKPDRGSSFLIENLLRSSHECKSIEHETKTSVDSNDLDSSDKIGETETRSRKHRTTFTDVQLHTLEQAFEITKYLSLAERQRMAHMLDMTDVQVKTWFQNRRMKYKRQHSERHLRQATPTAWRNDNFYRRLNSSPFAAEHAYRIYAHQPTISSPHHPYKVNLGARRSIYEQPWWRTSTQQPHSSAIPADSRTTLHYY, encoded by the exons ATGTCGCTTGAGTGCTCTCGATCTCGTATTAGCCAGAATGAAGAGAAGCCCGATAGAGGATCGTCATTTCTAATTGAGAATCTCTTGAGATCGTCCCACGAGTGCAAGAGCATCGAGCACGAAACGAAGACGAGCGTAGACAGTAACG ATCTAGACTCATCGGACAAAATCGGAGAGACGGAGACGCGCTCTAGAAAGCATCGCACCACTTTCACAGACGTCCAACTCCACACCCTCGAACAAGCGTTCGAAATCACGAAATACCTGTCGCTAGCCGAGCGCCAACGAATGGCTCACATGTTGGACATGACCGACGTCCAAGTGAAAACTTGGTTCCAGAACCGGCGAATGAAGTACAAGCGCCAGCATTCCGAAAGGCACTTGAGACAGGCGACACCGACCGCGTGGAGAAACGACAACTTCTATCGCAGGCTCAACAGCTCTCCGTTCGCAGCAGAGCACGCGTACCGCATATACGCTCATCAACCCACAATTTCTTCGCCCCACCATCCCTACAAGGTCAATCTTGGCGCCCGAAGGTCAATCTACGAACAACCGTGGTGGAGAACGTCGACACAGCAGCCGCATTCGAGCGCAATCCCCGCAGATTCTCGCACAACTTTGCATTATTACTAA